A genomic stretch from Tenrec ecaudatus isolate mTenEca1 chromosome X, mTenEca1.hap1, whole genome shotgun sequence includes:
- the MID1IP1 gene encoding mid1-interacting protein 1: MMQICDTYNQKHSLFNAMNRFIGAVNNMDQTVMVPSLLRDVPLAEPGLDNDVGVEVGGSSGCLEERTPPAPGPGSAQSSFFAPSRDMYSHYMLLKSIRNDIEWGVLHQPPAAAGSEEGNGWKSKDILVDLNHLEGADGGEEDLERQFHYHLRGLHTVLSKLTRKANILTNRYKQEIGFSNWGH, translated from the coding sequence ATGATGCAGATCTGTGACACCTACAACCAGAAACACTCGCTCTTTAACGCCATGAATCGCTTCATCGGCGCCGTGAACAACATGGACCAGACGGTAATGGTGCCCAGCCTGCTGCGCGACGTGCCTCTGGCCGAGCCCGGGCTCGACAACGACGTCGGGGTGGAGGTGGGCGGCAGCAGCGGCTGCCTGGAGGAGCGCACGCCGCCAGCCCCGGGCCCGGGCAGCGCCCAGAGCAGTTTCTTCGCGCCCTCGCGGGACATGTACAGCCACTACATGCTGCTCAAGTCCATCCGCAACGATATCGAGTGGGGGGTCCTGCACCAGCCGCCGGCGGCGGCCGGCAGCGAGGAGGGCAATGGCTGGAAGTCCAAGGACATCCTGGTGGACCTGAACCACCTGGAGGGCGCGGACGGGGGCGAGGAGGACCTGGAGCGGCAGTTCCACTACCACCTGCGGGGGCTGCACACGGTGCTCTCCAAACTCACACGCAAAGCCAACATCCTCACCAATAGATACAAACAGGAGATCGGCTTTAGCAActggggccactga